Proteins encoded together in one Lathamus discolor isolate bLatDis1 chromosome 3, bLatDis1.hap1, whole genome shotgun sequence window:
- the AGTR1 gene encoding type-1 angiotensin II receptor, translating to MIPNYSTEETIKRIHVDCPVSGRHSYIYIMVPTVYSIIFIIGIFGNSLVVIVIYCYMKLKTVASIFLLNLALADLCFLITLPLWAAYTAMEYQWPFGNCLCKLASAGISFNLYASVFLLTCLSIDRYLAIVHPVKSRIRRTMFVARMTCIAIWLLAGVASLPVIIHRNIFFAENLNMTVCGFRYDNNNTTLRVGLGLSKNLLGFLIPFLIILTSYTLIWKTLKKAYQIQKNKTRNDDIFKMIVAIVFFFFFSWIPHQVFTFLDVLIQLHVITDCKITDIVDTAMPFTICIAYFNNCLNPFFYVFFGKNFKKYFLQLIKYIPPNVSTHPSLTTKMSSLSYRPPENIRLHTKKTAGSFDTE from the coding sequence ATGATTCCAAATTATTCTACTGAAGAAACCATTAAAAGAATCCATGTTGACTGTCCTGTTTCAGGAAGGCACAGTTATATCTACATTATGGTTCCAACTGTTTACAGCATCATCTTTATCATAGGCATATTTGGGAATAGCCTGGTCGTTATTGTCATTTACTGCtacatgaaattaaaaacagtAGCCAGCATCTTTCTTCTAAACCTGGCACTGGCTGATTTGTGTTTTCTAATAACTCTGCCACTCTGGGCAGCCTACACAGCCATGGAGTACCAGTGGCCTTTTGGCAACTGTTTATGCAAGTTAGCATCAGCTGGGATAAGTTTCAACCTGTACGCCAGTGTGTTCCTCCTCACATGCCTTAGTATTGACCGATACCTGGCCATAGTACATCCAGTGAAGTCCCGAATTCGACGTACCATGTTTGTTGCCAGAATGACTTGCATTGCCATCTGGCTTCTCGCTGGTGTGGCCAGTTTGCCCGTCATCATTCACCGTAATATATTCTTTGCTGAGAACTTGAACATGACAGTCTGCGGTTTTCGGTATGACAACAATAACACAACACTCCGGGTTGGGTTAGGCTTATCCAAAAATTTGCTGggctttttaattccttttctgaTCATATTAACAAGCTACACCTTAATTTGGAAGACCCTGAAGAAGGCATATCAAATTCAAAAAAATAAGACTAGAAATGATGATATTTTTAAGATGATTGTGGcaatagtatttttcttcttcttttcctggatTCCTCATCAAGTGTTCACTTTTCTGGATGTATTAATTCAATTACATGTGATAACAGACTGCAAAATCACTGATATTGTGGATACGGCTATGCCTTTCACCATTTGCATCGCTTATTTTAACAACTGTTTGAATccttttttttatgtattttttggaaaaaactttaaaaaatacttccttCAGCTAATAAAATACATTCCACCAAATGTCAGCACACATCCAAGCCTAACAACAAAAATGAGCTCCCTCTCATATCGGCCACCAGAAAATATACGCTTGCACACTAAAAAGACTGCTGGGTCTTTTGACACTGAGTGA